A single window of Nasonia vitripennis strain AsymCx chromosome 4, Nvit_psr_1.1, whole genome shotgun sequence DNA harbors:
- the LOC103317026 gene encoding delta-latroinsectotoxin-Lt1a-like has protein sequence MNRQNVLESLIEKAIRAGDISTVKSVLPKVDVNLRLCSKFCGEEDFTLLHLAVQQNQKEIVKLLLDYQADVGAKDSLGRTPLHLACGIPRAIVDVIKTPHILSEIEQHCIDIAETSLEIVQSLVEQRSCIIDEEDNNGETPLFHILRDDTSNTGNQSLNSIHDLAFIFNLRTVKSAIIEELINLQHRKMQILLSNNANADTLLPETNDTILHRAIIDLESSRDLQQFAKSCFADKAHTDMVKAILNHDITCDVNAKNNLGEAPISVAASLLSADIVRVLEDRGADVQEAKLEHFRYPRVLPCLEAVVNLLDIIDFREEKGFPLSPNENRAVLKFLLCNNEDCCYADSDNDIASYKLQNLLHYGTECNSIMTLEKMSTEKGYSRELANRKVKEYLVKLTAISESRISPNLKEHLQKRILEDSPSTEARIRKKCKHDLDEMEKFIFNHNGKSLKDILTAPMDKFNYFYEEHGYREFYQLNSYKEDFSHFLHMIDGIFAKNLVRLHVRKITEDYFPLQLLPEPCWRNTYLYLSSEHLLNMIQASILDPQEDIDNKSVPSRCDKNSSPYLTCFAYNYF, from the coding sequence ATGAATCGACAAAACGTGCTCGAATCACTTATTGAAAAAGCTATCAGAGCCGGAGACATTTCAACAGTCAAATCTGTTTTGCCGAAAGTAGATGTGAATCTTCGCCTCTGCTCCAAGTTCTGCGGGGAAGAGGATTTTACTCTACTTCACTTGGCCGTGCAACAAAACCAAAAGGAAATCGTAAAGCTTCTACTAGACTATCAAGCAGACGTTGGCGCAAAAGACTCCCTCGGTAGGACGCCGCTACATCTCGCCTGTGGTATTCCCAGGGCCATAGTCGACGTGATAAAAACACCTCATATTTTAAGCGAAATTGAACAACATTGTATCGACATAGCAGAAACAAGTCTCGAAATTGTTCAGTCATTAGTCGAGCAAAGAAGTTGCATCATTGATGAAGAAGATAATAATGGTGAAACTCCACTTTTTCACATCCTTCGTGACGATACATCTAACACAGGCAATCAGTCGCTGAACAGCATTCATGATTtagcttttatatttaatttacgaACGGTGAAGTCAGCGATTATAGAAGAACTTATAAATTTGCAGCATCGGAAAATGCAGATTTTGCTGAGCAATAACGCGAACGCTGATACTCTTCTTCCTGAGACGAATGACACGATTTTGCACCGGGCCATCATTGATCTGGAATCTTCCAGGGATTTGCAGCAGTTCGCAAAGTCGTGCTTTGCCGACAAGGCACACACAGACATGGTTAAAGCCATTTTAAATCACGATATTACTTGCGACGTCAacgcaaaaaataatttgggCGAAGCTCCAATAAGCGTCGCAGCATCATTGTTGAGCGCGGATATCGTCCGAGTACTTGAGGATAGGGGCGCAGACGTACAGGAGGCAAAACTCGAGCATTTCCGTTACCCACGTGTTTTACCCTGTTTAGAAGCTGTGGTTAATTTACTGGATATTATAGATTTTCGAGAGGAGAAGGGATTTCCCTTGAGTCCCAATGAAAATCGGGCGGTGCTGAAGTTTCTACTTTGCAACAACGAAGATTGCTGTTATGCTGATTCCGATAATGATATCGCTTCGTACAAGCTTCAGAACTTGTTACATTACGGCACTGAATGTAACAGCATAATGACACTCGAAAAAATGTCTACAGAGAAAGGATATTCACGGGAGTTGGCGAACCGTAAGGTCAAAGAATATCTCGTCAAATTGACAGCGATCAGTGAGTCGCGCATCAGCCCAAATTTGAAAGAGCATTTGCAAAAACGAATTTTAGAAGATTCACCGAGCACTGAAGCCAGGATTCGCAAAAAATGCAAGCATGATCTTGACGAAAtggaaaaatttatattcaacCATAATGGCAAATCTTTAAAAGACATTTTAACCGCGCCAATGGACAAATTTAACTATTTTTACGAAGAGCATGGTTATAGGGAGTTCTATCAACTGAACTCTTACAAGGAAGATTTTTCCCACTTTCTTCACATGATTGACGGGATTTTCGCAAAAAATCTCGTTCGATTGCATGTTCGAAAAATCACCGAAGATTATTTTCCACTGCAGCTACTGCCAGAACCTTGCTGGAGAAATACATACCTTTATCTGAGCAGTGAGCACTTGCTCAACATGATTCAAGCAAGCATACTTGATCCACAAGAAGATATAGACAATAAATCAGTACCTTCGAGGTgcgataaaaattcaagtcCATATCTTACGTGTTTTGCTTACAATTACTTCTAA